In Microbacterium foliorum, the following proteins share a genomic window:
- the ftsX gene encoding permease-like cell division protein FtsX, which produces MRIGLILTEALGGLRRNISMVISVVLVTFVSLTFVGAAILMQAQIGTMRGYWTERAQVAVYMCSDISEQDTCVDGGASEEQVNAVRAQLEGEALAPLISEVSFDSKEDTYAKLVEQLGEDQASVITPEQAFEVFFVTMKDPGQSQVISEAFNGVAGVEQVQDQLQYLEPLFSALTVATYIAVGIATLMLIAAILLIGTTIRLSAYARRKEIGIMRLVGASNRFIQTPFVLEGVFAAFLGSALASAAVVAGVHFGVDGYLRGRVPFITTWVTMQDAVVVVPVLIGIGVVLAALSAGFAIRRWLRT; this is translated from the coding sequence ATGAGAATCGGACTCATCCTCACCGAGGCACTCGGGGGCCTTCGTCGAAACATCTCGATGGTCATCTCGGTCGTGCTCGTCACCTTCGTGTCGCTGACGTTCGTCGGCGCCGCGATCCTCATGCAGGCGCAGATCGGCACCATGCGCGGCTACTGGACCGAGCGGGCCCAGGTCGCCGTGTACATGTGCTCCGACATCTCCGAGCAGGACACCTGTGTCGACGGGGGCGCTTCGGAGGAGCAGGTGAACGCCGTGCGAGCTCAGCTCGAGGGCGAGGCGCTCGCCCCTCTGATCAGCGAGGTCAGCTTCGACTCCAAGGAAGACACCTACGCCAAGCTCGTCGAACAGCTCGGCGAGGATCAGGCGAGCGTGATCACCCCTGAACAGGCGTTCGAGGTCTTCTTCGTCACGATGAAGGACCCCGGGCAATCCCAGGTGATCTCCGAGGCGTTCAACGGCGTCGCCGGTGTCGAGCAGGTGCAGGACCAGCTGCAGTACCTCGAGCCGCTCTTCTCGGCGTTGACGGTCGCGACCTACATCGCGGTCGGTATCGCCACGCTGATGCTGATCGCCGCGATCCTGCTGATCGGCACGACCATCAGGCTCTCCGCCTACGCCAGGCGCAAGGAGATCGGGATCATGCGTCTGGTGGGCGCCTCCAACCGCTTCATCCAGACGCCGTTCGTGCTGGAGGGCGTGTTCGCGGCGTTCCTCGGCTCGGCGCTCGCGAGCGCGGCGGTCGTCGCCGGAGTGCATTTCGGCGTCGACGGTTACCTGCGAGGACGCGTGCCGTTCATCACGACGTGGGTGACGATGCAGGATGCTGTCGTCGTCGTCCCGGTGCTGATCGGCATCGGCGTCGTGCTGGCCGCACTCTCGGCCGGCTTCGCGATCCGGCGCTGGCTTCGCACCTGA
- the ftsE gene encoding cell division ATP-binding protein FtsE has translation MIRFENVTKRYRGTSRPALSDVDFEVQRGEFVFLVGASGSGKSSCLRLILREDVPTTGRVAVLGRDLRSLANRKVPYFRRHIGSVFQDFRLLPSKTVYQNVAFTLQVTGSSRGFIQQAVPEALALVGLDGKQKRMPHELSGGEQQRVAIARALVNRPQVLLADEPTGNLDPATSVDIMQLLARINAGGTTVLMATHEAGFVDQMQRRVIELRDGVMVRDEVHGGYGDTSKIPRLVPEEVRGAAAAAALTAVQEVQRQTADLSLVRAALAEELTAQRKAAGASADAVPTASETPEAQAAPIEPPIIEEQPAVVQAPGAPRTHPIVIPQVDVAELGVADRLGLSDDGSEEVGPTS, from the coding sequence ATGATTCGGTTCGAGAACGTCACGAAACGCTATCGCGGGACCTCACGGCCCGCTCTGTCCGATGTCGACTTCGAAGTGCAGCGGGGGGAGTTCGTCTTCCTCGTCGGTGCTTCAGGGTCGGGCAAGTCTTCCTGTCTGCGGCTCATCCTCCGCGAAGACGTGCCGACGACCGGACGTGTCGCCGTGCTGGGGCGTGATCTGCGCTCGCTCGCCAACCGCAAGGTGCCCTATTTCCGACGCCACATCGGATCCGTGTTCCAGGACTTCCGACTGCTGCCGTCGAAGACCGTGTACCAGAACGTCGCCTTCACTCTGCAGGTGACGGGCTCATCGCGCGGTTTCATCCAGCAGGCCGTCCCCGAGGCGCTCGCGCTGGTCGGGCTCGACGGCAAGCAGAAGCGGATGCCGCACGAGCTCTCCGGCGGAGAGCAGCAGCGCGTCGCGATCGCTCGAGCGCTCGTCAACCGCCCCCAGGTGCTGCTCGCGGACGAGCCGACCGGAAACCTCGATCCGGCGACGTCGGTCGACATCATGCAGCTTCTCGCGAGGATCAACGCGGGCGGCACGACCGTGCTCATGGCGACTCATGAGGCGGGCTTCGTCGACCAGATGCAGCGCAGAGTGATCGAGCTCCGCGATGGCGTGATGGTGCGAGACGAGGTGCACGGTGGCTACGGCGACACGTCGAAGATCCCTCGCCTGGTCCCCGAGGAGGTGCGCGGCGCAGCAGCTGCGGCCGCCCTCACCGCGGTGCAGGAGGTGCAGCGCCAGACCGCCGATCTCTCCCTCGTCCGCGCGGCGCTCGCTGAGGAGCTCACTGCGCAGCGCAAGGCCGCAGGAGCATCCGCGGATGCCGTGCCGACCGCTTCCGAGACACCGGAGGCGCAGGCAGCCCCGATCGAACCGCCCATCATCGAGGAGCAGCCGGCCGTCGTCCAGGCTCCTGGCGCGCCTCGAACGCATCCCATCGTGATCCCGCAGGTCGACGTCGCGGAACTCGGCGTGGCCGATCGCCTCGGCTTGTCCGATGACGGCTCGGAAGAAGTGGGGCCGACGTCATGA
- a CDS encoding DUF2510 domain-containing protein, whose translation MTTPAGWYDDGSGRQRWWDGTQWTEHFAPVVESAESAADEHAGGSAEDQATSIGSESAESADHASSAGFPESAADAETAASIESVAAVESQSWNTPAPSDSDADAQPPVEVPADDAVVPQPESSWSASETPAEAPGNAPEPEFTAPGGATPPDDTVPPYAGGAPSYPGAAAPAQPQEYPVAPGYPGAAAPSYPGNAAYAPAGQQYGAPTGYPAAYGATAPAAPSGPSILGLVGLGLAALGTILSCIPVIFWLGWLLLGVGFIVSLISLFLKGKKWPGISGLILSVVGAIIAVVMFFVIVFATVSEAVRDLPTAPPSSDSDTGTGTEEQGTGTPEVVEGEMGSPVAINQMTATSEVTIHSATWATSDGSSIPSTNGGYVILDVTFTGVSGTSYLSAFNFGIETAEGVEGTYDYYVDGIVAEELEPGDTIDGKITFDVAQSESYDVIFTDELLQEVTRITVVPSAG comes from the coding sequence ATGACGACGCCTGCAGGCTGGTACGACGACGGATCCGGACGCCAGCGCTGGTGGGACGGCACCCAGTGGACCGAGCATTTCGCGCCCGTCGTCGAGTCTGCGGAGTCCGCGGCAGACGAGCACGCCGGGGGTTCTGCCGAAGACCAGGCGACGAGCATCGGCTCCGAGTCTGCGGAGAGCGCAGACCACGCCTCGTCCGCCGGGTTCCCGGAGTCCGCGGCCGACGCCGAGACCGCCGCGTCGATCGAGTCGGTCGCCGCCGTCGAGAGCCAGTCATGGAACACCCCCGCGCCGTCCGACTCGGATGCCGACGCACAGCCCCCGGTCGAGGTGCCTGCCGACGACGCCGTAGTTCCTCAGCCTGAATCCTCCTGGTCGGCCTCGGAGACTCCCGCGGAAGCGCCCGGTAACGCGCCGGAACCTGAGTTCACCGCTCCGGGAGGCGCGACGCCGCCCGACGACACCGTGCCGCCGTATGCCGGGGGCGCACCCTCCTACCCCGGAGCTGCTGCTCCCGCGCAGCCCCAGGAGTACCCTGTGGCACCCGGGTATCCGGGGGCGGCAGCGCCGAGCTACCCGGGCAACGCCGCCTACGCGCCTGCAGGTCAGCAGTACGGTGCCCCCACGGGCTACCCGGCCGCGTATGGAGCGACGGCTCCCGCAGCCCCGTCGGGTCCCTCGATCCTCGGTCTCGTCGGACTCGGGCTCGCGGCGCTCGGCACGATCCTGTCCTGCATCCCCGTGATCTTCTGGCTCGGCTGGCTGCTGCTCGGCGTGGGCTTCATCGTCTCGCTCATCTCGCTGTTCCTCAAGGGCAAGAAGTGGCCGGGAATCTCAGGCCTCATCCTCTCGGTCGTCGGCGCGATCATCGCCGTCGTCATGTTCTTCGTCATCGTGTTCGCGACGGTGTCCGAAGCCGTCCGCGATCTGCCGACGGCACCCCCGTCGAGCGATTCGGACACCGGCACCGGAACCGAAGAACAGGGCACGGGCACGCCCGAGGTCGTCGAAGGCGAGATGGGCTCCCCCGTGGCGATCAACCAGATGACCGCCACCAGCGAGGTGACCATCCACTCGGCCACGTGGGCGACGAGCGACGGCTCGAGCATCCCCTCGACCAACGGCGGCTATGTGATCCTCGACGTCACCTTCACCGGCGTCTCGGGCACGAGCTACCTGAGCGCGTTCAACTTCGGCATCGAGACCGCTGAGGGCGTCGAAGGGACCTACGACTACTACGTCGACGGGATCGTGGCTGAAGAACTCGAGCCCGGCGACACGATCGACGGCAAGATCACCTTCGACGTCGCGCAGAGCGAGTCCTACGACGTGATCTTCACCGACGAGTTGCTGCAGGAGGTCACCCGCATCACCGTCGTCCCGTCAGCCGGCTGA
- a CDS encoding DUF2510 domain-containing protein — protein MTIPAGWYDDGSGRQRWWDGVAWTQHTVATEASSTGMPSDAAGQQPPEKPVAAVAGEPVFEPPYAWHSSNPTGPNLGPTANASQVGYTSTPGTSAAFFPPAQYESYAPVPPTKKVPVLGIIGLGVAGLGVVLSCIPPIAAAGWVLLGVGLVLSLISLFLRGAKWPGAVGLVVAVLGSIIAVAVLFLSLGATSQSSIATTPSASPQPSQDSVPGDAGASGEESPVVEGAENVPVNELAVGHCLPLVEWEEEVYELPVVPCDQPHTDEVYFIFEAPEGDYPGDDGLQTLATDGCDAAFEEFVGIPYADSEFDNYWFVPTEASWNRLHDRAIQCIVISYDEVTGTLEGAAR, from the coding sequence ATGACGATCCCGGCTGGTTGGTACGACGATGGTTCCGGCCGTCAGCGCTGGTGGGACGGTGTGGCTTGGACGCAGCACACCGTCGCCACCGAGGCATCCTCGACGGGGATGCCGTCTGACGCGGCCGGGCAGCAGCCCCCGGAGAAGCCTGTCGCCGCCGTCGCCGGTGAACCGGTCTTCGAACCGCCCTACGCCTGGCACTCGTCGAATCCGACCGGCCCGAATCTCGGCCCCACCGCGAACGCATCACAGGTCGGCTACACGTCGACGCCCGGTACTTCTGCGGCCTTCTTCCCGCCGGCGCAGTACGAGTCATACGCACCCGTTCCGCCGACGAAGAAGGTGCCTGTTCTCGGCATCATCGGACTCGGCGTGGCCGGGCTCGGAGTGGTGCTCTCCTGCATACCGCCGATCGCGGCGGCAGGTTGGGTACTGCTCGGGGTCGGCCTCGTGCTCTCGCTGATCTCCCTCTTCCTCCGCGGTGCGAAGTGGCCGGGCGCCGTGGGCCTGGTGGTCGCTGTGCTGGGGAGCATCATCGCGGTCGCCGTGCTGTTCCTGTCGCTCGGCGCCACGAGCCAGTCGTCGATCGCCACGACACCCAGTGCGAGCCCGCAGCCGTCTCAGGACTCAGTGCCAGGCGATGCCGGCGCGAGCGGCGAGGAGTCACCGGTTGTGGAGGGCGCCGAGAACGTTCCCGTCAACGAGCTGGCGGTCGGGCACTGCCTTCCCCTGGTCGAGTGGGAGGAGGAGGTCTACGAGCTGCCGGTCGTCCCCTGCGACCAGCCGCACACCGACGAGGTCTACTTCATCTTCGAGGCGCCAGAGGGCGACTACCCCGGGGACGACGGGTTGCAGACTCTGGCGACCGACGGGTGTGATGCCGCTTTCGAGGAGTTCGTCGGCATACCCTACGCCGATTCGGAGTTCGACAACTACTGGTTCGTCCCGACCGAGGCGTCGTGGAATCGCCTGCACGATCGAGCCATTCAGTGCATCGTGATCAGCTACGACGAGGTCACCGGCACGCTCGAAGGCGCTGCCCGCTGA
- the prfB gene encoding peptide chain release factor 2, whose protein sequence is MLELDLSADIQALRLTYGDIREVIDVETLRSDIARLSEEAGVPDLWDDPERAQKVTSALSHRQSALARVEGIGRRLDDLEVLVGLANEMGDEESAVEARVELNALTEIINQLEVQTLMDGEYDERSAIITIRSGAGGDDATDFAEMLMRMYLRWAERHKYPVKVLDTSYAEGAGIKSATFEIDAPYAFGTVSVEAGTHRLARISPFGSADKRQTSFAAVEVIPLMEEATEVEIPESDIRVDVFRSSGPGGQSVNTTDSAVRLTHLPTGIVVSMQNEKSQIQNRAAAMRVLQTRLLLLQKEEEAAKKKELAGNITASWGDQMRSYFLYGQQLVKDLRTGHESGNPAAVFDGDLDGFISAGIRWRKRKDED, encoded by the coding sequence ATGCTCGAACTCGATCTCTCCGCCGACATCCAAGCCCTGCGACTCACCTACGGTGACATCCGCGAGGTCATCGATGTCGAGACCCTCCGCTCCGACATCGCGCGCCTCAGCGAGGAAGCCGGCGTGCCGGACCTCTGGGACGACCCCGAACGCGCACAGAAGGTGACCAGCGCGCTGAGCCACCGGCAGTCCGCGCTCGCCAGGGTCGAGGGCATCGGCCGTCGACTCGACGACCTCGAGGTTCTGGTCGGCCTCGCGAACGAGATGGGCGACGAGGAGTCGGCTGTCGAGGCTCGCGTCGAGCTGAACGCGCTCACCGAGATCATCAACCAGCTCGAGGTCCAGACGCTCATGGACGGCGAGTACGACGAGCGTTCAGCCATCATCACCATCCGCTCGGGTGCCGGCGGCGACGACGCCACCGACTTCGCTGAGATGCTCATGCGCATGTATCTGCGCTGGGCCGAGCGCCACAAGTACCCCGTCAAGGTGCTCGACACCTCGTACGCCGAGGGCGCCGGCATCAAGTCGGCCACGTTCGAGATCGATGCGCCCTACGCGTTCGGCACTGTGTCGGTCGAGGCCGGAACGCATCGTCTCGCGCGCATCAGCCCGTTCGGCTCTGCCGACAAGCGCCAGACGTCGTTCGCCGCGGTCGAGGTCATTCCTCTGATGGAGGAGGCGACCGAGGTCGAGATCCCCGAGAGCGACATCCGCGTCGATGTCTTCCGCTCGTCGGGCCCCGGTGGACAGTCGGTCAACACGACTGACTCCGCCGTGCGGCTGACCCACCTCCCGACCGGCATCGTCGTGTCGATGCAGAACGAGAAGTCGCAGATCCAGAACCGCGCGGCGGCCATGCGCGTGCTGCAGACCCGGCTCCTGCTCCTCCAGAAGGAGGAGGAGGCCGCGAAGAAGAAGGAACTCGCCGGCAACATCACGGCGAGCTGGGGCGATCAGATGCGCTCGTACTTCCTCTACGGTCAGCAGCTCGTGAAGGATCTCCGCACCGGACACGAGTCGGGCAACCCCGCCGCCGTCTTCGATGGCGATCTCGACGGGTTCATCTCGGCCGGCATCCGCTGGCGCAAGCGCAAAGACGAGGACTGA
- a CDS encoding MFS transporter, whose product MVYLPTVLFSLGEGAVIPLIPVIAARMGADIAFAALVASALVVGQLCGNLPAGWAVGRIGERFTMVIAGVIAIGAGVGMVFAPTLGVLAASVFLLGFCAAAFGLARHAFMTTRVPIAFRARALSLLGGSFRLGIFIGPFVAAGLLQLFGSESAAIWFFLGCLVVMVLLVLLGPDPEKTIAPTTSVRTAALADDSGEPVTGSIPTAARTGIFRTMWQQRSVLGRLGLAAASLSAVRSARQVVLPLWGLSLGLDASTIALVVGISGAIDFALFYASGQVMDRFGRLWAAMPAMVLMGAGFLALSFTHDLDAAVLWFGMFAAVLGVGNGLSSGILLTLGADVAPKSEPAAFLGSWRTLTDAGGAVAPLLVSAIVAIASLPIAAAAMGVIGLVGAGGFIRWIPRFVPRAEEEGS is encoded by the coding sequence ATGGTGTATCTCCCGACCGTGCTCTTCTCGCTCGGCGAAGGCGCCGTCATCCCGCTGATCCCCGTGATCGCCGCGCGAATGGGCGCCGATATCGCGTTCGCCGCTCTCGTGGCATCCGCGCTCGTGGTCGGACAGCTCTGCGGAAACCTCCCTGCGGGCTGGGCCGTCGGCCGCATCGGCGAACGCTTCACGATGGTGATCGCCGGCGTGATCGCGATCGGTGCGGGCGTGGGCATGGTCTTCGCCCCCACGCTCGGGGTGCTCGCGGCATCCGTGTTCCTCCTGGGCTTCTGCGCCGCCGCCTTCGGGCTCGCCCGCCATGCATTCATGACGACGAGGGTCCCGATCGCCTTCCGCGCGCGGGCCCTCTCGCTGCTGGGCGGAAGCTTCCGGCTCGGCATCTTCATCGGGCCCTTCGTCGCCGCCGGTCTGCTGCAGCTGTTCGGTTCGGAGTCGGCGGCGATCTGGTTCTTCCTGGGCTGCCTCGTCGTCATGGTGCTGCTCGTGCTTCTCGGCCCGGATCCGGAGAAGACGATCGCGCCGACCACCTCCGTGCGGACCGCCGCGCTTGCGGATGATTCGGGCGAGCCCGTGACCGGTTCGATTCCCACCGCCGCGCGCACGGGCATCTTCCGGACCATGTGGCAACAGCGCAGCGTGCTCGGGCGACTGGGGCTCGCCGCCGCATCCCTGTCGGCCGTGCGGTCGGCCCGGCAGGTGGTGCTGCCGCTGTGGGGTCTCTCGCTCGGCCTGGACGCCTCGACGATCGCGCTGGTCGTCGGCATCTCAGGTGCGATCGACTTCGCACTGTTCTACGCGAGCGGCCAGGTGATGGACCGGTTCGGACGCCTCTGGGCGGCGATGCCGGCGATGGTGTTGATGGGAGCGGGGTTCCTCGCGCTCTCCTTCACGCATGACCTGGATGCGGCAGTGCTGTGGTTCGGCATGTTCGCCGCAGTGCTCGGGGTCGGCAACGGCCTCTCGAGCGGCATCCTGCTGACGCTGGGCGCCGATGTCGCCCCGAAGAGCGAGCCTGCTGCGTTCCTCGGTTCGTGGCGCACGCTGACGGATGCGGGAGGAGCCGTCGCTCCCCTGCTGGTCTCGGCGATCGTGGCGATCGCCTCACTGCCGATCGCGGCAGCGGCCATGGGAGTTATCGGCCTCGTCGGTGCGGGTGGCTTCATCCGGTGGATCCCTCGCTTCGTCCCCCGTGCCGAAGAGGAGGGCTCATGA
- a CDS encoding NUDIX hydrolase — protein sequence MITALGADVRRLVIGAASSTDQERDAVADFATFFRDDHGPVSRDDGPDHATASALVFDPSLTRTLLVFHAKGRFWVQPGGHLEPEDASIAEAALRELREETGVDLPALLEPLVYDLDHHGLSSAFGRCTSHLDIGVAVVVDDDLALVVSEESEDVRWWPIDALPEHVPDGFQGRVRRLRDRLVG from the coding sequence ATGATCACCGCCCTCGGTGCCGACGTGCGTCGCCTGGTCATCGGAGCCGCGTCGTCGACGGATCAGGAGCGGGATGCTGTCGCGGACTTCGCGACCTTCTTCCGCGATGATCATGGGCCGGTATCTCGCGATGATGGGCCGGACCACGCCACGGCCTCCGCACTGGTGTTCGACCCTTCGCTCACTCGCACGCTGCTGGTCTTCCACGCCAAAGGACGGTTCTGGGTGCAGCCCGGCGGGCATCTCGAACCTGAAGACGCATCGATCGCGGAGGCCGCTCTGCGCGAACTGCGCGAGGAGACCGGCGTCGACCTGCCCGCTCTCCTCGAGCCCCTCGTCTACGACCTCGATCATCACGGGCTGTCTTCCGCCTTCGGCCGCTGCACTTCGCACCTCGACATCGGGGTGGCTGTCGTCGTCGACGACGATCTCGCGCTCGTCGTGAGCGAGGAGTCGGAGGACGTTCGTTGGTGGCCGATCGACGCACTGCCTGAGCATGTGCCGGACGGTTTCCAGGGGCGGGTGCGCAGGCTGCGGGATCGTCTGGTCGGCTGA
- a CDS encoding TadE family protein translates to MDDDGSAALEFIAVGVILLVPLVYLITALGAVQEQTLGVEAAARHTARAIALAPDAAAAAVRSERVLASISDQYGIDAESTEVSVTCVPAEVACPSAGATMTVTVATSVSLPLIPSVFGWDEAASIGVEGSAVQKMSRLWGGG, encoded by the coding sequence ATGGATGACGACGGCTCGGCGGCCCTCGAGTTCATCGCCGTCGGCGTCATTCTGCTCGTACCGCTCGTGTACTTGATCACCGCGCTGGGCGCTGTCCAGGAGCAGACGCTGGGCGTCGAGGCCGCCGCACGTCACACGGCGAGAGCGATCGCCCTGGCCCCGGATGCTGCCGCGGCAGCCGTGCGGAGCGAGCGAGTGCTTGCGAGCATCTCCGATCAGTACGGCATCGACGCGGAATCGACCGAGGTGTCTGTGACCTGCGTGCCCGCCGAGGTGGCATGCCCATCGGCCGGCGCGACCATGACCGTCACGGTCGCGACGTCGGTGTCCCTGCCCCTCATCCCCTCGGTCTTCGGATGGGACGAGGCCGCTTCCATCGGGGTCGAGGGGTCCGCCGTGCAGAAGATGTCTCGTCTGTGGGGCGGAGGGTGA
- a CDS encoding TadE/TadG family type IV pilus assembly protein, protein MSVRSTRPFVADEGGSSPVEFVLVGTLLTLLTLGVMQLALAVYVRNVVHDAAVDGAYHAALADTSTDQGAERAREIITRAIGEAYAEDVTVVRSTALAQPTIEVRIRTTLPVIGLLGVPFALEVQAHAPEESFDDG, encoded by the coding sequence ATGTCCGTCAGATCGACACGGCCCTTCGTCGCGGACGAGGGCGGATCGAGCCCGGTCGAGTTCGTGCTCGTGGGGACTCTGCTCACTCTCCTCACCCTCGGCGTGATGCAACTCGCGCTCGCCGTCTACGTCCGCAACGTCGTGCACGACGCGGCAGTCGACGGCGCCTATCACGCCGCTCTGGCGGACACCTCGACAGATCAGGGAGCCGAGCGCGCACGGGAGATCATCACCCGAGCGATCGGTGAGGCGTACGCCGAAGATGTGACGGTGGTTCGCTCGACGGCGCTCGCTCAGCCGACGATCGAAGTTCGCATTCGCACCACACTTCCGGTGATCGGGCTTCTCGGTGTGCCGTTCGCGTTGGAGGTGCAGGCGCATGCACCCGAGGAGTCGTTCGACGATGGATGA
- a CDS encoding type II secretion system F family protein: protein MNPVSAVAVAILGGVAVGSGLLCILAAMPHWSASPLTLRVAPYVRDVVPDGDLPDGALPRVGVLSAGDRTVWRRSLAIFERLLGGGEALRHRIEQAGLPLEHGAFRGRQLGWVLAGIVTGAIAVIVLALAGRMSPPVALLPGILGAAAGFGYDMQLTARVSARRARLTDELPTTLEFLALCLSAGEGFLDSLRRVAAVGSGELAGELRRVVLAVGTGSPLADALAEMAARLQLPGLSRAIDQVIAALEHGAPLSAVLHAQAGDAREDAKRVLIEQAGRKEILMLLPLVFLILPLSVLFAIYPGLFILRLGIG from the coding sequence GTGAACCCGGTCTCCGCGGTCGCGGTCGCGATTCTCGGCGGCGTCGCGGTCGGATCCGGACTTCTCTGCATCCTCGCCGCGATGCCGCACTGGTCAGCATCGCCGCTGACACTGCGTGTCGCACCGTACGTGCGAGACGTGGTGCCCGATGGCGACCTGCCCGACGGAGCACTCCCACGCGTCGGAGTGCTGTCGGCAGGTGACCGGACAGTGTGGCGCCGATCGCTGGCGATCTTCGAGCGCCTGCTCGGTGGTGGTGAAGCCCTTCGCCACAGGATCGAGCAGGCCGGGCTCCCGCTGGAGCATGGCGCCTTCCGCGGGCGTCAGCTCGGGTGGGTGCTTGCAGGCATCGTGACCGGTGCGATCGCTGTCATCGTGCTCGCGCTCGCGGGGCGCATGAGTCCGCCGGTCGCGCTGCTGCCCGGCATCCTGGGCGCGGCTGCGGGGTTCGGATACGACATGCAGCTGACGGCACGTGTCTCAGCTCGTCGGGCTCGACTGACCGACGAGCTGCCGACGACCCTCGAGTTCCTCGCTCTGTGCCTGTCAGCAGGGGAGGGGTTCCTCGACTCCCTGCGTCGGGTGGCCGCAGTCGGATCCGGGGAGCTCGCCGGCGAGCTCCGCCGTGTGGTTCTCGCTGTCGGCACGGGATCACCGCTCGCCGATGCCCTCGCCGAGATGGCCGCTCGACTGCAGCTTCCCGGGCTCTCACGTGCGATCGACCAGGTGATCGCCGCGCTCGAGCACGGTGCCCCGCTCTCCGCAGTCCTACATGCTCAGGCCGGCGACGCACGTGAGGACGCCAAGCGGGTCCTCATCGAACAGGCCGGACGCAAGGAGATCCTGATGCTCCTCCCGCTCGTGTTCCTCATCCTCCCGCTCTCCGTTCTCTTCGCCATCTACCCGGGCCTCTTCATTCTGCGACTCGGCATCGGCTGA
- a CDS encoding type II secretion system F family protein, giving the protein MTVLLGAMLAAGVLLCASPWLWPPRPEEEKVRRRGRLARLLEEGGLASVSARTLLLVIATVALAAASVVWLLTAIPILAGLAGAAAGVAPIVFVRSRRTRLRKLRRQLWPDVCDLLIASIRVGLSLPDAVASLAESSPGMIRPAFVLFARDLRATGRFETSLDRLKSSLADPIADRIIETLRMARQVGGTELSGVLRALSSSVRADAVLRGEVEARQSWIRGAAVLGAVAPWVILGLLVLRPEGAAAYGTAEGMLVICLGAGVSVIAYRIMIRIGRLPEPGRWFG; this is encoded by the coding sequence ATGACGGTGTTGCTCGGAGCGATGCTCGCCGCCGGCGTGCTGCTGTGCGCGTCGCCCTGGCTGTGGCCTCCGCGTCCGGAGGAGGAGAAAGTCAGACGCCGCGGGCGTCTGGCTCGGTTGCTCGAAGAAGGCGGCCTCGCCTCCGTCAGCGCGCGCACACTTCTGCTGGTGATCGCGACGGTGGCGCTCGCCGCAGCCTCCGTCGTCTGGCTCCTCACTGCGATTCCGATTCTCGCCGGGCTGGCAGGTGCGGCCGCAGGCGTGGCGCCGATCGTCTTCGTGCGATCGCGACGCACGCGGCTGCGCAAGCTGCGGCGACAGCTCTGGCCCGACGTGTGCGACCTCCTGATCGCATCGATCCGCGTGGGGCTGTCGCTGCCGGATGCCGTCGCGAGCCTGGCTGAGTCATCGCCCGGGATGATCCGGCCCGCCTTCGTCCTGTTCGCCAGAGACCTGCGCGCCACGGGTCGGTTCGAGACGAGTCTCGACCGGCTGAAGTCCTCGCTGGCCGATCCCATCGCCGACCGCATCATCGAGACGCTGCGCATGGCAAGACAGGTCGGCGGTACCGAACTCTCCGGCGTTCTGCGCGCGCTGTCGTCGTCGGTTCGTGCGGATGCCGTGTTGCGCGGCGAGGTCGAAGCCCGACAGTCGTGGATCCGTGGCGCCGCAGTGCTCGGGGCGGTCGCGCCCTGGGTGATCCTCGGTCTGCTCGTTCTGCGCCCCGAGGGCGCTGCCGCCTACGGCACCGCAGAGGGGATGTTGGTGATCTGCCTCGGCGCTGGCGTGTCGGTGATCGCATACCGCATCATGATCCGCATCGGTCGTCTGCCCGAGCCGGGAAGGTGGTTCGGGTGA